From Lepisosteus oculatus isolate fLepOcu1 chromosome 8, fLepOcu1.hap2, whole genome shotgun sequence, one genomic window encodes:
- the LOC138240996 gene encoding DNA excision repair protein ERCC-6-like, with protein sequence MAQMSKKNDLVVWVYLSPLQERLYKKFISTRCLADLKLTDSDSLMKISNHPRLLTVREYSELLDWDELGLDLSHDEFIEDFDENNMFQLPSENLIQESGKIAFLVPLLERLREEGNRILVFSQSVKMLDIIERILEEREFKLLRVDGTVFSAAQHHHRVTLFQTHSQYTVFLLTTKVGGLGFNLTAANRVVIVDPSWNPATDSQVLDRVYRIGQQKDVIVYRLITCGTIEEKKYCSQIFKNSLFRQAMGENGNFIKYFNKQDMKQCFTLGDTKSSSTQRLFQTLHCDRQETDKTLGDHLAYLHSLKMFGISDHNFFFSKMQN encoded by the exons ATGGCCCAGATGTCCAAGAAGAATGATCTTGTGGTGTGGGTTTATCTCAGCCCCTTACAAGAGAGACTGTATAAAAAGTTCATTTCTACAAGATGTCTTGCTGACTTAAAGTTAACTGACAGCGATAGTCTGATGAAAATCTCTAATCATCCTAGATTGCTTACTGTCAGAGAATACAGTGAGTTGCTTGACTGGGATGAGTTGGGTTTAGATCTTTCACATGATGAATTTATCGAGGACTTTGATGAGAATAACATGTTCCAGCTTCCAAGTGAGAATCTTATTCAAGAATCAGGAAAGATAGCATTCCTTGTGCCTTTACTTGAAAGGCTCAGAGAGGAGGGTAATCGAATTCTTGTCTTCTCTCAGTCTGTAAAAATGCTGGATATTATTGAGCGCATTTTGGAAGAAAGAGAATTTAAGTTGCTGCGAGTAGATGGGACAGTATTTTCTGCTGCCCAGCATCACCACCGTGTCACGTTGTTTCAGACACATAGCCAGTATACAGTCTTCTTACTGACAACTAAAGTAGGAGGACTAGGGTTCAATCTAACAGCTGCCAATCGGGTGGTCATTGTTGATCCCTCCTGGAATCCTGCCACAGACAGTCAGGTTTTAGACAGAGTGTACAGAATTGGACAGCAGAAAGATGTGATAGTTTACAGACTGATTACCTGTGGGACGAtcgaggaaaaaaaatactgcagtcAGATTTTCAAAAACTCACTGTTCAGACAGGCAATGGGTGAGAATGGGAATTTTATCAAGTATTTCAACAAACAAGATATGAAACAGTGTTTTACATTAGGGGACACAAAATCTTCTTCCACACAACGTCTCTTCCAGACCCTGCACTGTGATCGTCAAGAGACAGAcaaaaccttgggtgatcattTAGCTTACCTGCACAGCCTGAAAATGTTTGGGATTTCGGATCACAACTTCTTTTTCTCA AAGATGCAGAATTGA
- the LOC102693819 gene encoding DNA excision repair protein ERCC-6-like has protein sequence MERKQSRELLEEAAQEQSVDVLNSGFLLPKSLFDKMYEHQKKGLAFLYEAYKKNKKGVILADDPGLGKTVQIVMFLAGLKNMKQIKSVLLVMPVSLLENWIEELTKWTPDINVFTFYTTNKDRVRNLNEVKQTGGVLLITYKMLLTNLQTFSTNNEEAFVWDCVIFDEAHEIKNRSSKSFKAADVIPAKNRFLLSSAPVQNNLQELWSLFHLTCQGSLLGTYPSFKKLYENPIMRGREKHASPSEKALGLKTSESLTEVIKPYYLRRTKEDIQRESKEQEPDKENQVATDSVKMAQMSKKNDLVVWVYLSPLQERLYQKFISTRCLADLKLTDSDSLMKICNHPRLLTVREYSELLDWDELGLNLSRSEFIEDFDENNMFQLPSENLIQESGKIAFLVPLLERLREEGNRVLVFSQSVKMLDIIERILEEREFNLLRVDGTVFSAAQRHHRVTLFQTHSQYTVFLLTTKVEGVGFKLTAANRVVIVDPSWNPATDSQVLDRMYRIGQQKDVIVYRLITCGTIEEKKYHSQIFKNSLFRQAMGENGNFIKYFNKQDMKQCFTLGDTKSSSIQRLFQTLHCDRQETDKTLGDHLAYLHSLKMFGISDHNFFFSASRENDFNKESLQKTDQLQVQKPQEQKKAELHFFCHKTGLGTNKKKTTERERSSYSSDSDSDLMEDAELRDSQQGTKREKKCKVSAHVHSATMSQKDLSINEDNFHTGHKLTTKSINKDRNNVFAIVDLTGDEPSAVDRSDESVETGSEIATNLEFQKATHFSFNVPDSDLIMTSTPAQQSKRLGAEDCEKTNLTKVLETDSIKPVVQNGNTTGTNDVSMLSDQSGHHTPVQFPILCNYSRTSSSMSSLIDSNNKSPSNETEAVSLQDKPCSEGRAALTISPCAKSPVFFENIAGQKEMTTQYARKLHFYEECTGELNPTEHSLPSDKVKRTESHIQPTVNFEEPELSGEKRASLLLDDLLNDPFPVCMNENDPFLNSYLENDDLDHNFSTIVALLESHMVSENANVTSGGGTSPIQSTDKEVQEQATDYGEDSFFQILQYLNEPTEADVSSKAYVPPLFPDGVDWMPVPFESASVSHSNGKDLEANEQKAGNTDEKKEKNPEAGSPQLRTVEGTLMAKGASNENDQIRCEGGCMVRDLPSKLLTLKDDSNSDCSHSNKWSMQASSDQESEKVNEKTLIHVRKALLNQAVKLERKGRQQEVDILLKQVLKLNVKGINSV, from the coding sequence ATGGAGCGGAAACAGAGCAGGgaactgctggaagaggcagcccaggagcAGTCAGTGGATGTCCTCAATAGTGGATTTTTACTACCTAAATCATTATTTGACAAAATGTATGAGCATCAGAAAAAAGGACTGGCTTTCCTTTATGAagcatacaaaaaaaataaaaaaggtgtgATTTTAGCTGATGACCCCGGTTTGGGAAAAACTGTCCAGATTGTTATGTTTTTGGCCGGATTGAAAAACATGAAGCAGATTAAATCTGTCCTGCTTGTGATGCCCGTCAGCCTGCTGGAGAACTGGATTGAAGAGTTAACAAAATGGACACCGGATATAAATGTCTTTACCTTTTATACCACAAACAAAGATCGAGTAAGGAATTTGAACGAAGTGAAGCAAACAGGAGGTGTGCTCCTAATCACATACAAAATGTTACTTACTAACTTGCAGACATTCTCCACCAATAACGAAGAAGCATTTGTTTGGGACTGTGTGATTTTTGATGAAGCTCACGAGATCAAAAACCGATCTAGCAAGAGCTTTAAAGCAGCAGATGTGATCCCAGCAAAGAATCGGTTTCTGCTCTCTAGTGCACCAGTACAGAACAACCTCCAAGAGCTGTGGTCTTTGTTTCACCTCACCTGCCAGGGAAGTCTCCTTGGTACGTACCCAAGCTTTAAAAAGTTGTACGAGAATCCAATAATGAGAGGAAGGGAGAAGCATGCCAGTCCCTCCGAGAAAGCACTGGGTCTGAAGACATCAGAGAGCTTGACAGAAGTGATAAAGCCCTACTACCTtaggagaacaaaagaagaCATTCAGAGAGAAAGCAAAGAGCAAGAGCCAGACAAAGAAAATCAGGTTGCTACTGATTCTGTCAAGATGGCCCAGATGTCCAAGAAGAATGATCTTGTGGTGTGGGTTTATCTCAGCCCCTTACAAGAGAGACTGTACCAAAAGTTCATTTCTACTAGATGTCTTGCTGACTTAAAGTTAACTGACAGCGATAGTCTGATGAAAATCTGTAATCATCCTAGATTGCTTACTGTCAGAGAATACAGTGAGTTGCTTGACTGGGATGAGTTGGGTTTAAATCTTTCACGTAGCGAATTTATCGAGGACTTTGATGAGAATAACATGTTCCAGCTTCCAAGTGAGAATCTTATTCAAGAATCAGGAAAGATAGCATTCCTTGTGCCTTTACTTGAAAGGCTCAGAGAGGAGGGTAATCGAGTTCTTGTCTTCTCTCAGTCTGTAAAAATGCTGGATATTATTGAGCGCATTTTGGAAGAAAGAGAATTTAATTTGTTGCGAGTAGATGGGACAGTATTTTCTGCTGCCCAGCGTCACCATCGTGTCACGTTGTTTCAGACACATAGCCAGTATACAGTCTTCTTACTGACAACTAAAGTAGAAGGAGTAGGGTTCAAACTAACAGCTGCCAATCGGGTGGTCATTGTTGATCCCTCCTGGAATCCTGCCACAGACAGTCAGGTTTTAGACAGAATGTACAGAATTGGACAGCAGAAAGATGTGATAGTTTACAGACTGATTACCTGTGGGACGATcgaggaaaaaaaataccacaGTCAGATTTTCAAAAACTCACTGTTCAGACAGGCAATGGGTGAGAATGGGAATTTTATCAAGTATTTCAACAAACAAGACATGAAACAGTGTTTTACATTAGGGGACACAAAATCTTCTTCCATACAACGTCTCTTCCAGACCCTGCACTGTGATCGTCAAGAGACAGAcaaaaccttgggtgatcattTAGCTTACCTGCACAGCCTGAAAATGTTTGGGATTTCGGATCACAACTTCTTTTTCTCAGCCTCCAGGGAAAATGATTTTAACAAAGAATCACTACAGAAAACAGATCAACTTCAAGTGCAAAAACCCCAGGAGCAAAAGAAAGCAGAACTGCACTTCTTTTGTCACAAAACAGGGTTGggtacaaacaagaaaaaaacaacagagagagaaagatcTTCTTACTCCAGTGACAGTGACTCAGATCTCATGGAAGATGCAGAATTGAGAGATTCTCAACAAGGTACCAAACGTgagaaaaaatgcaaagtttcaGCTCACGTCCACAGTGCTACCATGAGTCAAAAAGATCTCTCCATTAATGAAGACAATTTTCATACTGGGCACAAACTGACCACAAAATCCATTAACAAAGACAGAAACAATGTCTTTGCAATTGTTGACTTAACTGGGGATGAGCCATCTGCTGTTGATAGGAGTGATGAAAGTGTAGAAACAGGTAGTGAAATTGCAACTAATCTGGAATTTCAAAAAGCCACCCATTTCTCCTTCAATGTGCCAGATTCTGATTTAATTATGACATCCACTCCAGCCCAACAATCAAAAAGGCTTGGTGCTGAGGACTGTGAGAAAACAAATCTAACAAAAGTGTTAGAAACTGACTCCATTAAACCTGTTGTCCAAAATGGCAATACTACAGGAACAAATGATGTGTCTATGCTGTCTGACCAGTCAGGTCATCACACACCAGTACAATTTCCTATACTGTGTAATTATTCTAGGACTTCAAGTTCAATGTCATCTCTAATAGACAGTAACAATAAATCACCTTCTAATGAAACTGAAGCTGTTTCTTTACAGGACAAGCCATGCAGTGAAGGCAGAGCTGCATTGACCATTTCTCCATGTGCTAAAAGCCCTGTATTCTTTGAAAATATAGCTGGACAGAAAGAGATGACAACCCAGTATGCAAGGAAATTGCACTTTTATGAAGAATGTACAGGAGAACTAAATCCCACTGAACACAGTCTACCTTCTGACAAGGTAAAGAGAACTGAAAGCCACATACAACCTACTGTTAACTTTGAAGAACCTGAATTGTCAGGAGAGAAGAGGGCCTCTCTTTTATTGGATGACCTACTGAATGATCCATTCCCTGTCTGTATGAATGAAAATGATCCATTTTTGAATTCATACTTAGAAAATGATGACCTGGACCACAACTTTAGCACAATAGTAGCTTTATTAGAAAGCCATATGGTTTCTGAGAATGCCAATGTGACTAGTGGTGGAGGAACATCTCCTATACAGTCTACAGATAAAGAGGTACAGGAACAGGCCACAGATTATGGAGAAGACAGCTTTTTTCAGATCCTTCAATACCTTAATGAACCAACAGAGGCTGATGTGTCAAGCAAAGCTTATGTGCCACCACTGTTTCCTGATGGTGTGGACTGGATGCCTGTGCCCTTTGAAAGTGCCTCAGTCAGTCACAGCAATGGAAAAGACCTGGAAGCCAATGAACAAAAAGCAGGAAACACAGatgagaaaaaagagaaaaatcctGAAGCAGGATCTCCTCAGCTGAGAACTGTAGAAGGAACCCTAATGGCAAAGGGAGCCAGTAATGAGAATGATCAGATAAGATGTGAAGGGGGCTGCATGGTCCGTGATCTCCCCAGcaaattgttaactcttaaagACGATTCCAATAGTGATTGCAGCCACTCAAATAAATGGAGTATGCAGGCCTCTTCCGATCAGGAATCTGAAAAGGTCAATGAAAAAACCCTTATACATGTGCGTAAAGCTCTACTTAATCAAGCAGTCAAACTGGAAAGGAAAGGCAGACAGCAAGAAGTAGATATACTTTTGAAgcaagttttaaaattaaacgtAAAAGGAATAAACAGTGTCTAG